In Mugil cephalus isolate CIBA_MC_2020 chromosome 20, CIBA_Mcephalus_1.1, whole genome shotgun sequence, the following are encoded in one genomic region:
- the LOC124997864 gene encoding zinc finger protein 100-like codes for MDATMFQLRSFVHHRMYAAAEEILGEVEKTITLAMSEVSRPKEEAESLRRRTSFLQNKSADRLPLASSSLERGAECDPPALRENQSPSTQEGSSFSLSPDLPGPSKLKAGLHSSDWSYSWAETDFKMTDIKEEQVESGEESQTPSVAFLSAVSVKSEEDQTRASNEMQPVSTDDSSVHSESKLSDEELLSSKGEPFKTMRSNKFQRDKDGKNGRAALPRENRKSQKDRSFCHLCGKGFQYIGSLMKHIKLHESQTDCSFCGMTHQSTRELIIHLKRCHSKSNFCGDCGKAFINNRRLRLHRKIHAGIREFMCQECGKRFNRREHLIVHVRTHSGEKPYHCEICGKAFSQSQNLTIHKRSHSGEKPYQCGLCGKLFNTSSHLKTHMRYHSGEKPYPCDVCGKSFRQSGQMTRHRTTHTGERPYACHICGMRYRFAPNLRVHMESHEQAATE; via the exons ATGGACGCCACGATGTTTCAGCTGAGGTCGTTCGTTCATCACCGGATGTACGCGGCTGCAGAGGAGATCCTCGGAGAGGTGGAGAAAACCATAACGTTAGCCATGAGCGAAGTTAGTCGCCCTAAAGAGGAGGCTGAAAGTCTGCGACGCCGGACGAGCTTCTTGCAAAATAAATCAG ctgaCAGACTTCCACTGGCCAGCAGCAGCCTGGAACGTGGAGCCGAATGTGACCCCCCAGCTCTGCGGGAGAATCAATCACCCTCAACGCAAGAGGGGTCGAGCTTCAGCCTGAGTCCCGACCTCCCGGGACCCTCTAAATTAAAAGCAGGCCTGCACAGTAGCGACTGGAGCTACAGCTGGGCGGAGACGGATTTCAAAATGACCGACATAAAAGAGGAGCAGGTGGAATCAGGGGAAGAGAGTCAAACGCCAAGCGTTGCTTTTCTCTCCGCTGTAAGTGTGAAATCCGAGGAAGATCAGACACGAGCGTCGAACGAAATGCAGCCGGTTTCTACAGACGACTCGTCGGTTCATAGTGAGAGCAAACTGAGTGATGAGGAGCTGTTGAGCAGCAAAGGGGAACCGTTCAAAACAATGAGATCGAATAAGTTTCAACGTGACAAAGATGGCAAGAATGGCCGAGCAGCTTTGCCTCGCGAGAATCGAAAAAGCCAAAAAGACCGAAGTTTTTGTCACTTGTGTGGCAAGGGATTTCAGTACATCGGCTCTTTGATGAAGCACATAAAATTACACGAGAGCCAGACTGATTGTAGTTTCTGTGGGATGACACACCAGTCCACGAGAGAGCTAATAATTCATTTGAAACGTTGCCACAGCAAATCAAATTTTTGCGGCGATTGCGGAAAGGCCTTTATCAACAACCGCCGTCTCCGGCTCCACAGAAAAATACACGCCGGCATAAGAGAGTTCATGTGTCAAGAGTGCGGCAAAAGATTCAATCGCAGGGAGCATCTCATTGTGCACGTGAGGACCCATTCCGGGGAGAAACCGTATCACTGTGAAATTTGCGGAAAAGCATTCAGCCAGAGCCAGAACCTCACGATCCATAAGAGAAGCCACTCCGGAGAGAAGCCGTACCAGTGTGGGCTGTGCGGCAAACTCTTCAACACGAGCAGCCACCTCAAGACGCACATGCGGTACCACTCGGGGGAGAAACCGTACCCGTGCGACGTGTGCGGGAAAAGTTTTCGCCAGAGTGGACAGATGACGAGGCACAGGACCACGCACACGGGGGAGAGGCCTTACGCCTGCCACATCTGTGGTATGAGATACAGGTTCGCGCCTAATCTTAGGGTGCACATGGAAAGTCATGAGCAGGCGGCCACAGAGTGA